A part of Cotesia glomerata isolate CgM1 linkage group LG4, MPM_Cglom_v2.3, whole genome shotgun sequence genomic DNA contains:
- the LOC123264450 gene encoding putative pre-mRNA-splicing factor ATP-dependent RNA helicase PRP1 → MSKRRIEVLDPFIKKKREEAKLDMAGSSASSSTGGTAVGASTGANKSLCPPSGPGQINPYTKLPFTPRYYEFYKKRITLPVFEYRADFMRLLSEYQCIVLVGETGSGKTTQIPQWCVEYSTQTGTKGVACTQPRRVAAMSVAQRVSEEMDVTLGEQVGYSIRFEDCSSPYTVLKYMTDGMLLREGMSDPMLEAYQVILLDEAHERTLATDLLMGVLKEVTKQRSDLKLVIMSATLDAGKFQQYFDNAPLMNVPGRTHPVEIFYTPEPERDYLEAAIRTVIQIHMCEEVPGDLLLFLTGQEEIEEACKRIKREMDNLGPDVGELKCIPLYSTLPPNLQQRIFEPAPPNKPNGAIGRKVVVSTNIAETSLTIDGVVFVIDPGFAKQKVYNPRIRVESLLVSPISKASAQQRAGRAGRTRPGKCFRLYTERAYKNEMQENTYPEILRSNLGSVVLQLKKLGIDDLVHFDFMDPPAPETLMRALELLNYLAALDDDGNLTDLGAIMAEFPLDPQLAKMLIASCNHNCSNEILSITAMLSVPQCFVRPNEAKKAADDAKMKFAHIDGDHLTLLNVYHAFKQSMEDPQWCYDHFVNYRSLKSGDNVRQQLSRIMDRFSLKRTSTDFTSKDYYINIRKALVDGFFMQVAHLERTGHYLTIKDNQMVQLHPSSCLDHKPEWVIYNEFVLTTKNYIRTVTDIKPEWLLKIAPQYYDLQNFPQCEAKRQLEVIQARLESKQYQEGF, encoded by the exons atGTCGAAACGACGGATTGAAGTTTTGGACCCTTTTATCAAGAAAAAGCG agagGAAGCTAAACTAGACATGGCAGGTTCATCAGCGTCATCTTCAACCGGTGGAACAGCAGTAGGCGCGTCAACTGGAGCGAACAAATCATTGTGCCCACCTTCAGGGCCAGGACAGATTAATCCTTACACAAAGTTACCTTTCACACCGCGGTACtatgaattttataagaaaCGGATCACATTGCCGGTATTCGAGTACAGAGCTGACTTTATGCGTCTGTTGAGTGAGTACCAGTGCATCGTCCTGGTCGGTGAGACCGGGTCTGGTAAAACCACTCAGATACCCCAGTGGTGCGTTGAGTATTCTACTCAGACTGGGACAAAGGGTGTTGCTTGTACTCag CCTCGTCGAGTAGCAGCAATGAGCGTGGCCCAGCGAGTCTCAGAAGAGATGGACGTAACATTGGGAGAGCAAGTGGGGTACAGCATCCGTTTCGAGGACTGCAGCTCGCCTTACACAGTCCTGAAATACATGACAGATGGTATGCTTCTGCGAGAAGGAATGTCGGACCCGATGCTGGAGGCTTACCAAGTGATCCTGCTGGATGAAGCCCACGAGCGGACACTGGCGACCGACTTGCTGATGGGAGTCCTGAAAGAAGTGACCAAGCAGCGGTCTGACTTGAAGCTTGTGATCATGAGTGCCACCCTGGACGCTGGAAAATTCCAGCAGTACTTCGACAACGCTCCGCTGATGAATGTTCCGGGTCGTACCCACCCGGTCGAAATATTCTACACCCCGGAACCCGAGCGGGACTACCTTGAGGCCGCAATCCGTACTGTCATCCAGATCCACATGTGCGAGGAAGTCCCCGGGGACTTGTTGCTCTTCTTGACAGGTCAGGAAGAAATTGAGGAAGCCTGCAAGCGGATAAAACGCGAGATGGACAACCTTGGTCCGGATGTCGGGGAACTCAAGTGCATCCCGCTGTACTCAACTCTGCCTCCAAACTTGCAGCAGAGGATCTTCGAACCGGCTCCTCCGAACAAACCCAACGGCGCCATTGGACGCAAGGTCGTTGTCTCGACTAATATTGCCGAGACTTCTTTGACTATTGATGGTGTGGTGTTTGTCATTGATCCTGGGTTCGCTAAGCAGAAAGTTTACAATCCAAGGATTAGGGTTGAGTCCCTTCTTGTGTCTCCTATCAGCAAAGCTTCGGCTCaacaa AGAGCTGGACGAGCTGGAAGAACTAGACCCGGTAAATGCTTCAGATTATACACAGAAAGAGCGTACAAAAATGAGATGCAAGAGAATACTTATCCAGAAATCTTAAGATCTAATTTGGGAAGCGTTGTGCTgcagttgaaaaaattggGAATAGATGATTTGGTCCACTTTGATTTTATGGACCCTCCAGCACCTGAAACTCTTATGCGAGCTTTGGAGTTGTTGAATTATTTGGCGGCCTTGGATGATGACGGAAATTTGACGGACTTGGGGGCTATTATGGCGGAATTTCCTTTGGACCCTCAACTTGCTAAGATGTTAATTGCTTCTTGCAATCATAATTGTAGCAATGAAATTCTCAGTATCACTGCTATGTTGTCAG TCCCACAGTGTTTTGTAAGACCAAATGAAGCTAAAAAGGCTGCTGATGATGCAAAGATGAAATTCGCTCATATTGATGGGGACCATTTGACATTATTAAATGTGTATCATGCTTTTAAACAAA gtaTGGAAGATCCACAGTGGTGTTATGATCACTTTGTGAATTACCGATCACTAAAAAGCGGAGACAATGTTCGACAACAGTTGAGTAGAATTATGGACCGATTTTCGTTGAAGAGAACATCTACTGATTTTACATCTAAAGATTATTACATTAATATTAGAAAAGCACTTGTTGATGGATTCTTCATGcag gttGCACATTTAGAAAGAACAGGacattatttaacaattaaagacAATCAAATGGTACAATTACATCCTAGTAGTTGTTTGGATCATAAACCAGAATGggttatttataatgaatttgttttaacgactaaaaattatataagaaCTGTTACAGATATTAAac CTGAATGGTTATTAAAAATAGCACCGCAGTACTACGACCTCCAAAATTTCCCTCAATGTGAAGCAAAACGACAATTAGAAGTAATACAAGCAAGATTAGAATCTAAACAGTACCAAGAAGGtttctaa